The DNA region TCCGGCTTTTGGACTTGGTGTAACTGCTGCAGCGGCTCTAAGTTGACGGTAGCACTGTCACGCATTGCATTTGTTATGGCGCTTCTTCTGCTGCTCGCTGGTGCCGCAGTGAATGGCGGAATCAGCTACTACCGCTGTTACCTTGTGAAACCCGGAGTGTTTGCTGGAGGTGCCCTTTTGTCATTTGCAAGTGTGATACTAGGAATTGTCTCAACTTATATTCAGCAAACAACTAATCAAGGGGCAATAGCTATGGGGCAACCTCGGATCCCACCGTGGAATACTACTtattaatgcacaaaatcagattcatcttggaacaatgtaaatcggATCACATCAACACTACTAAGTCTTGATTCATAAGCTCGGGTTTTTCCATTGATTTTGGCAGAAATGGATCAAATGAGATATTTTGGTTCATGTACTTTCTTCctttacaaaattaaaaaaaaatgtcagaGGAGGTTGGTTGAGTATGTAAGGATCGTTCACTTCGTTAGACCAAGACCTAAGTTCGAATCTCCCTCTTGGTGAGCGAtctgtaaaaacaaaaaatgggcCTAAGATATAGTATTATTTTAGTGAATGAGACGTAATTGAATAATTATTTATAATTGTGATATAGGGATTTTTcataaaaccaaaataaaaattgcTAGATGGGGGTTCCAACTGAAACGGTCTCCCGCATCTAACCAAACGCAGGGCCATTTCCGTCACACAAGTTTTCAACGGCTCTCCGCTTCAAGTTGTTCCATAATCCGAGATCTTATTTAGACATGGTAATTTCTTACATGAGTTGTAAGTTGGTTgtgttgtatttttttaatttttttttgtcaaacaataatttttgttAGACTAGACGTTAGTGTAGCGTAATTTGGCAAAACTTATGAAAGTTATTTGCGAGGATCTCAACAAGCTGCTACAAAGTTCCCGCACAATTTCGTTCATCACAAAATTGCTTTACAAGATGACAAAAGCTGTGTACAACCAAATCAGCAAATTAAaaaatctttatatataaagccaaggGCTCAATGAACAATATTTTTTAGTGTCacaagcttcaccaataaaaattggacaaaatgccctttaaacaaaaaacttcaaaagcaaGCAAAAAAAAAGCATCAAATGTAACAggggtattttcatcattttaacagtttttttttaataattaatttttttttataatcattAGTACCGCAcaataggttagcaataatatgatcccatcagttgttcattaaatattattttctctattcttaaacacgtttaaaacatcttaagaggcgtgtaatgctggttataaaaaatgtttttcgcatgcagataataatgtgatcAAATTAGtcgtcaaatgattgtttttttttaataagcgatattatttacactaagggaggTGAGCTTAGCCTTACAATAGATTAGTAATAATACGATTCaataagttgtttattaaatattttctctattcttaatataaAGTTAAtaaagaccgattttattatgtgaattacTTTAATTGGTTTTGAGGAGTTTCTTCTaccatgatctaagattattcatttacttcaaatatttaactttcattttggtcaattcacacatatataataaatacatttaaaatgccCTTCAACCAAACAGAGGCTAATGCTAGCTTAATCGAGTAAAATTATTGTTTTAACATTTATTGTTTTCCTCTGTTTTGCCGCCATTTTACTTGTCCGGTTCGTTGCGGACGTCCCTGAGCTTCCTATACAGGACATCATAATTCACGCACAACAAACTGTAcgtcttctcttcttcttaacTCTCAAGGCAAATCACCAAAATCTACGCCCAATAGCCAGAAACAGAAAAGAGTGAGTGGGAAGCTGCTTTTGGCTGAACGCAGAAGCCAGACATGGAGAGAAAAGTGCTTCTGGTTTGCTGCGCTGTGGGACTCCTGGGGCTGCTATCTGCGGCTGCGGGTTTCGGCGCCGAGAGCACAAGAATCAAGGTAAAAGCTAAGCTCATATGGGTTTTGCTTAGATCTTCTTTTCTTCACATGGGTTGCAATGTGTCTGTTCGAAGTTCCTGTCCGAAATCTGAAGCACTTGTCATATTGTTATTTGGTACCTCAGACGGGCCAGACCCAGCCCTTCTATTTGGATTAGCTTAATCAATAAAATGGCTCTTGTTTTAGCTGACTTCTCCATCCTTTCGGGAAGACTTGAAACTAATATCATTTTCAGTCTAACTTTTGTAAGATCCCACGTCGTCCAGGAGTGTGGATCCtataagctttatatgtatattctcatttctACCTAGTAATGAGgcattttgagagctcactggcttcgagttttATCAGAATTCAGAAGTTAatcgagttcgcacgagagcaatcccatgatgggtgacccactgggaagttctcgtctgagttcccgAAAACATGAGGGCGTGATCGGGgctcaaaacggacaatatcgtgctacgacagagtcgagctcgggatgtggtgggggccgggccgggatgtgacaacttTGATGTCTATAATTCAACTTCCAAATTTCAATTCTTTAACTTTCAGGCTTCCAAAATGATCTTTCGGAAACTCACTAGTGTAGTTTGCCGATCGACGAAGATTTGCCTATTTTTTCAGTAAACTAAAACGCGGTTTGTACACTTGTTAAATGTTTGCAAATGCAATTAAAAATCTTGAATCTTAACTCAGAACTGTCATTTTTAGGTTCTAtcctttcatttctttttttttttttttgtctttcttttgttGCACATAATGATAATAGCACATTTGGAACTTTAATGTCAAAAGAGTTGCGTCATTTGGAACTTTAATGTCAAAAGAGTTGCGTTTGTATAAGGATCTGAAATGAACGTTAACGGAGAGACTGAAAGATTTACGCCTTCCTCTCCATTTGAAAGTTATTGTCGATGGACCTTAATCTGTTTAGAATACGGTCACAAGTCGTTAGCTTTCAGTATGGAGTGATTGTTTAGAACTTTTAAGCAAGTGCCTCTTGATGCTAagtttggtttttttcttttcttttctttcttctccgcGCTTTTTCCTGTTTTGTTGGCATCCAGTTTGAATTGTGGAATCGATGCTGAAATGTTGTGTGACTTTTATTTTCTACCCGCAGCGTTCTCAGGTTAAGTTTGTCTCGACTAGTCAATGTGAATACCCTGACACTCCGGCTTTTGGACTTGGTGTAACTGCTGCGGTGGCTCTTATGTTAGCTCAAATAATTATAAATGTTTCAACCGGGGGCAATTGTTGCAAAAGGAGGCCCCAGCCTTCCAACTCTAACTCGACGGTAGCACGGTTATACATTGTTTTTTCCAGGTAATTCTCAACTACAACTTGTTGTATCATTCATGAAGAAAATAACTAAGGCAGCTAATACAAAAGCATGACTGGTTTGGATGGTTGGCCCTCCGACAGG from Malus domestica chromosome 01, GDT2T_hap1 includes:
- the LOC114826668 gene encoding protein DESIGUAL 2-like; the protein is MERKVLLVCCAVGLLGLLSAAAGFGAESTRIKRSQVKFVSTSQCEYPDTPAFGLGVTAAVALMLAQIIINVSTGGNCCKRRPQPSNSNSTVARLYIVFSRFVFVIAFFLLLAGAALNHRHGVGSMYAGNYDCYVVKPGVFAGGALLSFASAVLGIVYYVNLNSAKNSDMSCGGSIPKGAIAMGQPRIPPTQCG